In one window of Opitutus sp. GAS368 DNA:
- a CDS encoding LysR family transcriptional regulator, with protein sequence MELYQLRYFLAVAETGNFTKAAQRSFISQPSLSQQILNLEEEFGQQLFHRLGRKAVLTEAGKTLMEGARRILGDVDQTLQELKENTGIGPKVVVGAIPTVAPFFFPAVLAYCRASEIQLNIQTQEDFRRPLAEAVLDGHLDWALISLPFNEPRLHIEKLYSEPLWVAMSATHRLAQAATLTFESLREENFILLGDASTLTLQIQHFCGDHDFEPRISHRCGQLATAKSLTAMGLGVTVLPKSARSATDPEGLIFRKFSGPVQPSRDIALVRHRRRHLGRGALLFAEVARAVVGPAPTESAPPFRPTPLPAS encoded by the coding sequence ATGGAATTATACCAATTGCGTTACTTCTTGGCAGTCGCTGAGACAGGCAATTTTACGAAAGCCGCCCAACGCTCTTTCATCTCCCAGCCATCGCTCAGCCAGCAAATCCTGAACCTCGAGGAAGAGTTCGGGCAGCAGCTCTTTCACCGGCTCGGCCGCAAGGCCGTGCTTACTGAAGCGGGCAAGACCCTGATGGAGGGCGCCCGCCGCATCTTGGGAGATGTCGACCAGACCCTGCAGGAACTCAAAGAGAATACGGGCATAGGCCCGAAGGTTGTTGTTGGAGCCATCCCCACGGTCGCCCCGTTCTTCTTTCCAGCGGTCCTGGCTTACTGTCGGGCGAGTGAAATCCAGCTCAACATCCAGACGCAGGAGGATTTTCGCCGGCCGCTCGCCGAGGCAGTTCTAGATGGACACTTAGACTGGGCTTTGATCTCCCTCCCCTTCAACGAACCTCGCCTGCACATCGAAAAACTCTACAGCGAGCCCCTCTGGGTCGCCATGAGCGCGACCCATCGTCTGGCGCAGGCCGCCACTCTGACTTTCGAGTCCCTCCGCGAGGAAAACTTCATTCTGCTCGGCGATGCCTCCACGCTCACGCTGCAGATCCAGCACTTCTGCGGCGATCATGACTTCGAGCCGCGGATCAGTCACCGCTGCGGGCAGCTCGCCACTGCCAAATCGCTTACGGCCATGGGGCTCGGGGTCACAGTCCTGCCCAAGAGCGCCCGCAGCGCGACCGACCCCGAGGGACTGATTTTCCGCAAGTTCAGCGGGCCCGTCCAGCCCTCGCGCGACATCGCCCTGGTGCGGCACCGCCGGCGGCATCTGGGCAGGGGGGCCTTGCTCTTTGCCGAGGTGGCCCGCGCGGTGGTCGGCCCGGCCCCGACGGAATCCGCCCCACCCTTTCGGCCCACCCCGCTTCCCGCAAGCTGA
- a CDS encoding sigma-70 family RNA polymerase sigma factor, producing MEATHDHGTWKHWLEAHGPKLLLCARQWTRSLADAEDVVQEAFVRYWRHQRHLPGDPQALLITSIRRAALDHARRHARRTAREEKADGGLEEREYTFEPQPGEDADRRHEIEAALQRLPAGQREVLVLKIWNELTFEQIGETLEIPPNTAASRYRYALAALRKELKPACHG from the coding sequence ATGGAGGCGACACATGATCATGGCACCTGGAAACACTGGCTCGAAGCCCACGGCCCCAAGCTGCTGCTGTGCGCCCGTCAGTGGACCCGTTCGCTCGCCGATGCCGAGGATGTGGTCCAGGAAGCCTTCGTGCGCTATTGGCGCCACCAACGGCACCTCCCCGGCGATCCGCAGGCCCTGCTTATCACGTCCATCCGCCGGGCCGCGCTGGACCACGCCCGCCGGCACGCCCGCCGCACGGCCCGCGAAGAGAAGGCCGATGGCGGACTCGAGGAGCGTGAATACACTTTCGAACCCCAGCCCGGAGAGGACGCCGATCGCCGCCATGAGATCGAAGCTGCGCTGCAACGCCTGCCCGCCGGCCAGCGCGAGGTCCTCGTGCTCAAGATCTGGAATGAGCTCACTTTCGAACAAATCGGCGAGACCCTTGAAATCCCGCCCAACACCGCCGCTTCGCGCTACCGCTACGCGCTGGCCGCGCTCCGCAAGGAATTGAAGCCCGCCTGCCATGGATGA
- a CDS encoding PDZ domain-containing protein, with product MAAVTPSAWAEKEITIRRLDQDAPHHGMPMRDDDDDRMEKEKVTFLGVETAPVSRTLTAQLGLGRDTGLVVTRLAEKSPAADLLKEDDVLIKLDDQILVNQQQLGVLVRAKKEGDEVRLTVIRGGKETTVKAKLGSHEVPKMAGNFFFQNGPGGFGGTMPLPPEGLARLRELPGMDDDHARDVLSMIGREHRNFMTGPGVRIFRRGGQGSTILDLPNSNISYSDDDGSVEIKANDGKRELTVKDAKGKVTFQGPVNTEEDRKKLPPEVLQQLEKLDPDSINFEPGEKFRRDVLPLPGEPAKTKIRQELGRPVDPQQRPL from the coding sequence GTGGCCGCTGTCACTCCTTCCGCCTGGGCCGAAAAGGAAATCACCATTCGTCGCCTCGACCAAGACGCGCCGCACCATGGCATGCCAATGCGCGACGACGATGACGACCGGATGGAAAAGGAGAAGGTCACTTTCCTGGGGGTCGAGACCGCACCGGTCAGCCGCACCCTGACCGCCCAGCTCGGGCTCGGTCGCGATACCGGCTTGGTGGTCACGCGCCTTGCGGAGAAAAGCCCGGCGGCCGACCTCTTGAAGGAAGACGATGTGCTGATCAAGCTGGACGACCAGATCTTGGTGAACCAGCAGCAGCTCGGTGTACTGGTGCGGGCCAAAAAGGAAGGTGATGAGGTCAGGCTGACCGTGATACGCGGCGGCAAGGAAACGACGGTCAAGGCGAAGCTCGGCAGCCACGAGGTGCCGAAGATGGCGGGTAATTTCTTCTTCCAAAACGGCCCCGGTGGTTTTGGCGGGACCATGCCGCTGCCGCCTGAGGGCCTTGCCCGCCTGCGTGAGCTGCCGGGCATGGACGATGATCATGCGCGGGATGTCCTGAGCATGATTGGCCGGGAACATCGGAATTTCATGACTGGTCCCGGCGTGCGCATCTTCCGGCGCGGCGGACAAGGCTCCACCATCCTCGATCTGCCCAACAGCAATATCTCCTACTCGGACGACGACGGTTCGGTCGAAATCAAGGCGAATGACGGGAAGCGCGAGCTCACGGTGAAGGACGCCAAGGGCAAGGTGACCTTCCAGGGGCCGGTTAACACGGAGGAGGATCGCAAGAAGCTCCCGCCCGAGGTGCTGCAGCAGCTTGAGAAGCTGGATCCCGACAGCATCAACTTCGAGCCGGGCGAAAAATTCCGGCGCGACGTGCTGCCGCTGCCGGGGGAACCGGCCAAGACCAAGATCCGTCAGGAACTCGGCCGTCCGGTCGATCCGCAGCAGCGCCCGCTGTAA
- a CDS encoding DUF4199 domain-containing protein produces the protein MSTKFLYALTLTICGAVFSLLMFFTGFQTEKLAIGQKIEWLRLLITIAVLYLGVKAVREETPGKGFSYGQALGAGTLISLYATLMGSVYAYIHFKFVNPNFFTYQLNMMREQWAAKGIPDAQIDRMADMTEKWSGPGLYAGFGFVIGFIVCFVISLIIAAILKRPAPDELKPAA, from the coding sequence ATGAGCACCAAATTCCTCTACGCACTCACCCTGACTATCTGCGGCGCCGTTTTCAGCCTCCTGATGTTCTTCACCGGGTTTCAGACCGAAAAACTGGCGATCGGCCAAAAGATCGAGTGGCTTCGCCTCCTTATCACCATCGCGGTGCTCTATCTCGGCGTCAAAGCAGTGCGCGAGGAAACGCCCGGCAAAGGCTTTAGCTACGGTCAGGCCTTGGGTGCCGGCACCTTGATCAGCCTTTATGCCACGCTCATGGGATCGGTTTACGCCTATATCCACTTCAAGTTCGTCAACCCGAATTTCTTCACCTACCAGCTTAATATGATGCGCGAGCAGTGGGCCGCCAAAGGCATTCCCGATGCCCAGATCGACCGGATGGCTGACATGACGGAAAAATGGTCTGGTCCTGGCCTCTACGCCGGCTTCGGTTTTGTGATCGGTTTTATCGTCTGCTTTGTCATCAGCTTGATCATCGCCGCCATCCTGAAGCGCCCCGCTCCGGACGAGCTGAAGCCGGCTGCCTAA
- a CDS encoding Smr/MutS family protein, producing the protein MPTEEPNKPISLPITGELDLHTFRPVEVIPLLDDYFAECRQRGIRRVRVVHGKGTGTLRETVHTHLRRSPGVAGFVQGDETSGSWGATIVTLKPSDQ; encoded by the coding sequence GTGCCGACGGAGGAACCGAACAAACCAATCTCTCTTCCCATCACGGGCGAACTGGATCTGCATACCTTTCGGCCGGTGGAGGTCATACCGTTACTCGATGACTATTTTGCGGAATGCAGACAGCGCGGCATCCGCCGCGTGCGGGTGGTGCACGGCAAAGGGACGGGCACGCTGCGCGAAACCGTGCACACGCATCTCCGCCGCTCTCCCGGCGTGGCCGGCTTTGTTCAGGGTGATGAAACATCGGGCAGCTGGGGTGCGACGATCGTTACACTCAAGCCCTCAGATCAATGA
- a CDS encoding ABC transporter permease, whose translation MTSVRAGEPRPTEVEPVFPRVLFGLIQLMALFFAGHLFYGVDVFGHFGNLLIARASGAWFPVSFMPEFKQHIARFTIAYWVIDGFGGVLWTGSSLTQLLPTLRILLGTTAVAMTIAVWRFNRSRLFD comes from the coding sequence ATGACTTCCGTCCGCGCCGGTGAGCCGCGCCCAACTGAGGTGGAGCCGGTTTTTCCACGAGTACTCTTCGGCCTCATTCAATTGATGGCGCTCTTTTTCGCCGGGCATTTGTTCTACGGGGTCGATGTCTTCGGCCACTTCGGCAACCTGCTCATCGCGCGTGCCAGCGGCGCTTGGTTCCCCGTCAGCTTCATGCCGGAGTTCAAGCAGCACATTGCGCGGTTCACGATCGCCTACTGGGTGATCGACGGTTTCGGCGGGGTGCTCTGGACCGGTAGCAGTCTCACGCAGCTCCTGCCGACGCTGCGCATCCTGCTCGGCACCACCGCGGTCGCGATGACGATTGCGGTGTGGCGGTTCAACCGCAGCCGGCTCTTTGATTAA
- a CDS encoding twin-arginine translocase TatA/TatE family subunit, with protein sequence MFDIGGPEVMLILFIFLLLFGADKMPELARGIGKSIREFKKAASGVEEEVRRAMEEEPVKPAPKPVGAIQQAAPEKPSPPPAAD encoded by the coding sequence ATGTTCGACATCGGTGGTCCCGAAGTAATGCTGATTCTCTTCATCTTTTTGCTCCTGTTCGGGGCAGACAAGATGCCGGAGCTTGCCCGCGGCATCGGCAAATCGATCCGGGAGTTCAAGAAGGCCGCGAGCGGCGTGGAGGAGGAGGTTCGCCGCGCAATGGAAGAGGAGCCGGTCAAACCGGCCCCGAAGCCCGTCGGTGCCATCCAGCAGGCCGCGCCGGAAAAGCCGTCACCCCCGCCCGCCGCGGATTAG
- a CDS encoding multicopper oxidase domain-containing protein, producing MNLRWIRAAGLAAVVAVRLAAAETEPLTGETRIYYIAADEVDWNYAPAGNVVFSLECCGDDTPWLKRGADGRPPVFKKAVFREYTDETFTRLKPRPSAWEHAGILGPIIRAEVGDRIEVTLKNNTSFPVSLHAHGVHYLKPYEGARYPDGTSGSDKDDEAIAPSDTYTYRWQVPTRSGPGPQDPSSVVWLYHAHVNSPQDINTGLVGALIVTRHGEARPDGSPKDVDREFITLFMNFDETQSRFSLRNAALLASGSNATSLNRFHSINGYVFGNLPMLRMRVGERVRWYLVALGDSTDVHTPHWHGNTVLHEGRRTDVVELLPASMKVADMRADNPGIWLYHCHVDDHVKAGMVGRYEIEK from the coding sequence ATGAACCTGCGCTGGATCCGCGCCGCCGGGCTGGCGGCGGTGGTGGCCGTCAGATTGGCCGCCGCGGAAACCGAACCGCTGACCGGTGAGACCCGCATCTACTACATCGCCGCGGATGAAGTGGACTGGAACTACGCCCCGGCCGGCAACGTGGTCTTCAGTCTCGAGTGTTGCGGCGATGATACCCCCTGGCTCAAACGCGGCGCCGACGGCCGGCCGCCTGTCTTCAAGAAGGCCGTCTTCCGCGAATACACCGATGAGACCTTCACCCGGCTCAAGCCCCGGCCGTCCGCTTGGGAGCATGCGGGCATCCTTGGCCCCATCATCCGCGCCGAGGTTGGCGACCGTATCGAGGTCACGTTGAAGAACAACACCTCGTTCCCTGTCAGCCTGCACGCGCACGGGGTGCATTACCTGAAACCCTACGAGGGGGCCCGCTACCCGGACGGCACGAGTGGTTCCGACAAGGACGACGAAGCCATCGCGCCAAGCGACACCTACACCTACCGCTGGCAGGTCCCCACCCGCTCCGGGCCCGGCCCGCAGGATCCCAGTTCCGTCGTGTGGCTGTATCACGCACACGTGAACAGCCCGCAGGACATCAATACCGGACTGGTCGGCGCGTTGATCGTCACTCGCCACGGCGAAGCCCGCCCCGACGGATCGCCGAAGGACGTGGACCGCGAATTTATCACGCTCTTCATGAACTTTGACGAGACCCAGAGCCGGTTCTCTCTGCGCAACGCCGCGCTGCTCGCCTCCGGTTCCAACGCCACCAGCCTCAATCGCTTCCACAGCATCAACGGTTATGTCTTTGGCAACCTGCCCATGCTGCGCATGAGGGTCGGCGAACGGGTGCGCTGGTATCTGGTCGCACTGGGTGACAGCACCGACGTCCACACGCCCCACTGGCACGGCAACACCGTGCTGCACGAGGGCCGGCGCACGGACGTCGTGGAGCTCCTCCCCGCCAGTATGAAGGTGGCCGACATGCGCGCCGACAACCCCGGCATCTGGCTTTACCACTGCCACGTGGACGACCACGTGAAGGCCGGAATGGTGGGCCGTTACGAGATCGAGAAATAA
- a CDS encoding aldose epimerase: MERIPYLGQTIFKWQVGTSSFLALPEKGARLMNWNVTLGDGSVRDIVYWPEVGNLDAIASVRGGNPILFPFGGRSYDQGEIHHWRAEDGVRRPMPMHGLARQGKFRTIRLDEGGFSAQFVPDEAAKAAYPYDYEFVVSYRFDPRGLFVELQLTNLGSKPMPWSAGHHFYFTLPWSAGRTRKDYLFETTATKYFQRDERGGLVPFTKVSARETLANPSLIDLIHTGLRREVFAVTELPTGNRLHFRSGMANSPAGDLAVVTWTADDKSPYYCIEPWMGPPNAAETKIGLHSVVPGQTQKFYVEITLG, from the coding sequence ATGGAACGCATCCCGTATCTCGGGCAAACGATTTTCAAATGGCAGGTCGGCACCTCCTCCTTCCTGGCGTTGCCGGAAAAGGGCGCCCGGCTCATGAATTGGAATGTCACGCTGGGAGATGGCAGCGTGCGCGACATCGTCTACTGGCCCGAGGTGGGAAACCTCGACGCCATCGCCAGTGTCCGTGGCGGCAATCCGATCCTCTTTCCTTTCGGCGGACGCTCCTACGATCAGGGTGAAATCCACCACTGGCGCGCAGAAGATGGCGTGCGCCGTCCGATGCCGATGCATGGTCTCGCCCGGCAGGGCAAGTTCCGCACCATCCGGCTCGACGAAGGCGGCTTCTCCGCACAGTTCGTACCCGACGAAGCCGCCAAGGCCGCCTATCCCTACGACTACGAATTCGTCGTCAGCTACCGCTTCGACCCGCGCGGGCTGTTTGTGGAACTGCAACTGACCAACCTCGGCAGCAAGCCGATGCCTTGGTCCGCAGGCCACCATTTCTACTTCACCTTGCCGTGGAGTGCCGGCCGCACCCGCAAGGACTATCTGTTCGAAACCACCGCGACCAAGTATTTCCAACGTGACGAGCGCGGCGGGCTGGTGCCATTCACCAAAGTCAGTGCCCGCGAGACGCTCGCCAACCCCAGTCTCATCGACCTCATCCACACCGGCCTGCGCCGCGAGGTCTTTGCCGTCACCGAGCTACCGACCGGCAACCGCCTGCACTTCCGAAGCGGCATGGCCAACAGCCCGGCCGGTGACCTCGCCGTGGTCACGTGGACCGCGGACGACAAATCGCCCTACTATTGCATCGAGCCTTGGATGGGGCCGCCCAATGCCGCCGAGACCAAGATCGGGCTCCACTCGGTCGTGCCCGGGCAAACCCAGAAATTCTACGTCGAGATCACGCTCGGATGA
- a CDS encoding NfeD family protein yields the protein MGFLLGVLAGRAAELAPAGAMPPAIIASKKTVVYVIPVKDEINRPTLYILRRGLKEAIEQKADVVLLDMNTPGGALDVTFEIMEALEKFPGKKLTFVDKEAMSAGAFISAVTDEIYFVPTGVIGAAAPVLSTGGDVDKTMKQKIVSYLRARMRASSEGKGYRGQVISAMIDEDYELKIGEKVLKPKGELLSLTASEAMEKYGEPPQALLGAGKAADLAALLTAKFGAGGYEMRQYKVTWSEEFAQYLNAFSSILMGLGLLAIFIEFKAPSHGVFAGIGVLLLLIVFFGHYVAGLSGHEPVLLFSLGLVLLAVEIFFFPGMALPALTGVALMLISLVWAMADFWPNEPLNFSGGVLVRPLTNLGLGLVLSLVFGTLLLRYLPKGWMWDKMIVGSAIGGTAQVAGFAPEAAHEVASLIGQRGVAMTVLRPSGQIEIGGRRFEATVEVGAVDAGDAVIVCGRTDFALIVQKASV from the coding sequence ATGGGGTTCCTCCTCGGGGTCCTGGCCGGCCGGGCGGCCGAGCTGGCACCGGCTGGGGCCATGCCGCCGGCGATCATTGCGAGCAAAAAGACGGTGGTTTACGTCATCCCGGTCAAGGATGAGATCAACCGCCCGACCCTCTATATCCTGCGCCGCGGCCTGAAGGAGGCGATCGAGCAAAAAGCCGACGTGGTGCTGCTCGATATGAATACCCCAGGCGGCGCGTTGGATGTGACTTTCGAGATCATGGAGGCGCTGGAGAAATTTCCGGGAAAGAAGCTGACCTTTGTGGATAAGGAGGCAATGTCGGCCGGAGCCTTTATCTCCGCCGTGACCGACGAGATCTATTTCGTGCCCACCGGTGTCATCGGCGCGGCGGCCCCCGTGCTCTCGACCGGCGGGGACGTCGACAAGACGATGAAGCAGAAAATCGTGAGCTACCTGCGGGCCCGCATGCGTGCCAGCTCCGAGGGCAAGGGCTACCGCGGTCAGGTCATCTCCGCGATGATCGACGAGGATTATGAGCTCAAGATCGGTGAAAAGGTGCTAAAACCCAAAGGGGAGTTGCTGTCGCTCACCGCCAGCGAGGCGATGGAGAAATACGGCGAGCCGCCGCAGGCGCTGCTTGGCGCGGGCAAGGCCGCGGACCTCGCCGCGCTGCTGACCGCGAAATTCGGCGCCGGCGGCTACGAGATGCGGCAATACAAGGTCACGTGGTCGGAGGAATTCGCCCAATACCTGAATGCGTTTTCTTCGATCCTCATGGGTCTCGGGCTGCTCGCGATTTTCATCGAGTTCAAGGCGCCGTCGCACGGGGTGTTCGCGGGCATCGGCGTGCTCCTGCTGCTCATCGTCTTCTTCGGGCACTATGTAGCCGGGCTTTCGGGGCACGAACCGGTGCTGCTGTTCAGCCTTGGCCTGGTGCTGCTGGCGGTGGAGATATTCTTCTTCCCCGGCATGGCGTTGCCGGCGCTGACGGGCGTCGCACTGATGCTGATTTCGCTCGTGTGGGCCATGGCGGACTTCTGGCCGAACGAGCCGCTCAATTTTTCCGGTGGTGTCCTGGTGCGGCCGCTCACCAACCTCGGGCTCGGGCTGGTGCTCTCCCTGGTATTCGGCACGCTGTTGCTGCGCTACCTGCCCAAGGGATGGATGTGGGACAAGATGATCGTCGGCTCCGCCATCGGCGGGACCGCGCAGGTGGCCGGGTTCGCGCCGGAGGCGGCGCATGAGGTGGCGAGCCTCATCGGGCAGCGCGGAGTAGCCATGACGGTGTTGCGACCCAGCGGACAGATTGAGATCGGTGGCCGGCGTTTTGAGGCCACGGTCGAGGTCGGAGCGGTGGACGCCGGCGACGCGGTCATCGTCTGCGGACGCACGGACTTCGCCCTCATCGTGCAAAAGGCCTCCGTATGA
- a CDS encoding NfeD family protein encodes MNAIIILYVIGALLLAAEIFLPGAIAGIIGGIALLAGSVLSFREFGLGGGLAASAGALALVMLMLYLELVVLPKTAFGRKLVVQAVVDATSQPPLASLEAVVDKPAEALTTLAPSGYVLVEGRRYEAFCRSGHVAKGAALRVVGVDNFRVIVTQS; translated from the coding sequence ATGAACGCCATCATCATTCTCTATGTCATCGGGGCCCTGCTGCTGGCGGCCGAGATCTTCCTGCCCGGCGCGATTGCGGGCATCATCGGCGGGATCGCGTTGCTGGCCGGCAGCGTGCTGTCTTTCCGGGAATTCGGCCTCGGCGGTGGCCTGGCCGCGAGCGCGGGAGCCCTGGCCTTGGTGATGCTGATGCTTTACCTTGAACTTGTCGTGCTGCCGAAGACCGCGTTCGGCCGGAAGCTGGTCGTGCAGGCCGTGGTGGACGCCACGAGTCAGCCGCCGCTCGCCAGCCTGGAGGCCGTGGTGGACAAGCCCGCCGAGGCACTCACGACCCTTGCGCCCAGCGGCTACGTGCTGGTCGAAGGCCGGCGCTACGAGGCTTTCTGCCGGTCCGGCCACGTCGCCAAAGGCGCCGCGCTGCGCGTGGTCGGCGTCGACAATTTTCGCGTCATCGTAACCCAATCCTGA
- the floA gene encoding flotillin-like protein FloA (flotillin-like protein involved in membrane lipid rafts) → MNSIPLVFAIPLVVVVLIVVGVFLSFIGVWLKARLNGAPVGILNLLGMRLGGVPYSLVVDARITAVKAGIEVTTDKISAHYLAGGNVVPTVQALVAAQKAGIVLDWDRACAIDLATKGSGKSVVEAVRTSVDPKVIDCPNPESGRTTIDGVAKDGIQVKVKARVTVRTHLDRFVGGAKEETIIARVGEGIVSTIGSSESYKVVLESPDSISKTVLARGLDVGSAFEILSIDIADVDVGENVGAKLQEAQAEANKSIAQAQAEIRRAAAVAVEQEMKARVQEMQAKVVEAQAQVPLAMAEAFRSGRLGVMDYYKMENIQSDTAMRGSIAHPEGKK, encoded by the coding sequence ATGAACTCCATCCCGTTGGTTTTTGCCATTCCGCTCGTCGTCGTTGTTCTCATCGTCGTCGGCGTTTTTCTTTCGTTCATCGGCGTCTGGCTCAAGGCCCGCCTGAACGGCGCCCCGGTGGGCATCCTCAACCTGCTTGGCATGCGCCTTGGCGGCGTGCCCTACAGCCTCGTGGTCGACGCCCGCATCACGGCGGTGAAAGCCGGCATCGAGGTGACGACCGACAAGATTTCCGCGCACTACCTGGCAGGCGGCAACGTTGTCCCGACCGTGCAGGCGCTGGTCGCCGCGCAGAAGGCCGGCATTGTTCTCGACTGGGACCGCGCCTGCGCCATCGATCTCGCGACCAAGGGGTCCGGCAAGTCCGTGGTCGAGGCCGTGCGCACCTCGGTGGATCCCAAGGTCATCGACTGCCCGAATCCCGAGAGCGGCCGCACGACTATCGACGGCGTCGCGAAGGACGGCATCCAGGTGAAGGTGAAGGCGCGCGTCACCGTGCGCACGCACCTCGACCGCTTTGTCGGCGGCGCCAAGGAGGAGACCATCATCGCCCGCGTCGGCGAGGGCATCGTCTCCACCATCGGTTCGTCCGAGAGCTACAAGGTCGTGCTCGAGTCGCCCGACAGTATTTCCAAGACCGTGCTGGCGCGCGGGCTCGATGTCGGCTCGGCGTTCGAAATCCTCTCCATTGACATCGCCGACGTGGATGTGGGCGAGAACGTCGGCGCCAAGCTGCAGGAGGCGCAGGCCGAGGCGAACAAGAGCATTGCGCAGGCGCAGGCGGAAATCCGTCGCGCGGCCGCCGTGGCGGTCGAGCAGGAGATGAAGGCGCGCGTGCAGGAGATGCAGGCGAAGGTCGTCGAGGCGCAGGCCCAGGTGCCGCTTGCGATGGCCGAGGCCTTCCGCTCGGGCCGCTTGGGCGTCATGGACTATTATAAAATGGAAAACATCCAGTCCGACACGGCGATGCGCGGTTCGATTGCGCACCCCGAGGGAAAGAAGTAA
- a CDS encoding helix-turn-helix domain-containing protein encodes MQTIGEKLEEARKRKGISIREAAESTKIRGDYLQKFEANSFDVDLPPLYIRGFLRSYARYLDLEPDRIVSDYDALGGRERKPARRETREVYGRVDFNETAGSPEGGEAIPAGDRSAQEQAVMLKYGLLLGGAVVAIVVVILLINVLFSRSPAKTSGSAQGPTATVQAEAAQTLTLTAIDATRVKVVQDLDGTVLFNGALARAESKSIKKQGKLLITVEAGKNLRMEVNGRNYPVPIDGYGRFGLD; translated from the coding sequence ATGCAGACCATCGGCGAAAAGCTCGAGGAGGCGCGCAAGCGCAAGGGCATCTCCATCCGCGAGGCCGCGGAATCCACCAAGATTCGTGGCGACTACCTGCAGAAGTTCGAGGCCAACTCTTTCGACGTCGACCTGCCTCCGCTCTATATTCGCGGTTTCCTGCGCTCGTATGCGCGCTACCTGGACCTCGAGCCCGACCGTATCGTCAGCGACTACGACGCCTTGGGCGGTCGCGAACGCAAACCCGCCCGCCGCGAAACCCGCGAGGTCTACGGCCGGGTGGACTTCAACGAAACCGCCGGCAGCCCCGAAGGCGGCGAGGCCATCCCCGCTGGCGACCGCTCGGCCCAGGAACAGGCCGTGATGCTGAAGTATGGTTTGCTCCTCGGCGGCGCCGTGGTGGCCATCGTGGTCGTTATCTTGCTGATCAACGTCCTGTTTTCCCGCTCCCCGGCCAAGACTTCGGGCTCCGCTCAAGGACCGACGGCCACGGTGCAAGCCGAGGCCGCCCAGACGCTCACGCTCACGGCCATCGATGCCACTCGCGTGAAGGTCGTGCAGGACCTGGATGGCACCGTGCTGTTCAACGGCGCCCTCGCCCGCGCCGAGAGCAAATCCATTAAGAAGCAAGGCAAGTTGCTCATCACGGTCGAAGCCGGAAAAAACCTCCGCATGGAGGTCAACGGCCGCAACTACCCCGTGCCGATTGACGGTTACGGGCGCTTCGGCCTCGACTGA